Proteins from a single region of Corynebacterium casei LMG S-19264:
- a CDS encoding TIGR04028 family ABC transporter substrate-binding protein codes for MATSLVAACTSSADSEDSEESLGGERGLEANEITYLEPQFFRTLYPPAAGFYPNGAVVNQITDRLLYQDPETLELSPWIATDLPEINEDATEFTFDIRTDVTYSDGTPLTAENVVRNIDLYGQGDDERLLNVSEQISNYDRGEVVDEDTVKFYFSVPSPGFEQAVSSFNAGLLADSTLDLDNEGFAPGNAEAVIGSGPFVIDGERLGTDLHLSAREDYDWAPPAHEHQGRARLDGINYVLAAEESMRTGAITSDQVQIVRQVSAPQEPHLEAAGLNVISRGTNGMNNQLAFRFNHWPFNEKAVREAVIHGVDREQIIHVLFSESYPLATSTMAATALGYKDQSAAYTFDPELSKRLLDDAGWEVGSDGIRVKDGKQLSVTAKLAMPQPRSREVITMVQEQLSEIGVEVRLNSGDQATQDADSKDPNKIQLDHTMVGRADYDVIKSLYSVNNRDSFINQDEDGNVLDQHLEDLLSKVVSTAGDERRAAATAEVQHYVTEQAYALPLFEEPVVYAVQPYLKGFNPEAIGRPSFYGAWIDHEEAQ; via the coding sequence ATGGCCACCAGCCTGGTCGCCGCATGCACGTCGAGCGCCGATAGTGAAGATAGTGAAGAAAGCCTCGGGGGTGAGCGCGGACTCGAAGCGAACGAGATTACCTACCTCGAGCCGCAGTTCTTCCGCACGCTGTATCCACCGGCGGCGGGCTTTTATCCCAATGGTGCGGTGGTAAACCAGATTACGGACCGCCTGCTTTATCAGGACCCGGAGACACTGGAGCTTTCGCCATGGATTGCTACCGACCTGCCGGAGATTAACGAGGACGCCACCGAGTTCACCTTCGATATTCGCACCGATGTTACCTACTCTGATGGCACGCCGCTGACGGCGGAGAACGTGGTGCGCAACATTGATCTCTATGGACAGGGGGATGATGAGCGCCTGCTCAACGTGTCTGAGCAGATCTCTAATTACGACCGCGGGGAAGTAGTCGATGAAGACACCGTGAAGTTCTACTTCTCAGTGCCTTCGCCTGGTTTTGAGCAGGCGGTGTCCTCTTTCAACGCGGGCCTTTTGGCGGATTCCACGCTTGACTTGGACAATGAGGGTTTTGCGCCGGGCAACGCGGAGGCAGTGATTGGCTCCGGTCCGTTCGTGATCGACGGCGAGCGTCTGGGCACCGACCTGCACTTGTCGGCGCGCGAGGATTATGACTGGGCGCCGCCAGCACACGAACACCAGGGACGAGCGCGTCTCGACGGCATCAACTATGTCCTTGCCGCGGAGGAATCCATGCGTACCGGCGCGATCACGTCGGATCAGGTGCAAATTGTGCGTCAGGTGTCGGCACCGCAGGAGCCACACTTGGAAGCGGCGGGCCTCAACGTCATCTCCCGTGGCACCAACGGCATGAATAACCAGCTGGCGTTCCGCTTCAACCACTGGCCTTTCAATGAAAAGGCAGTGCGCGAGGCTGTTATCCACGGCGTGGACCGCGAGCAGATCATTCACGTGCTCTTCTCTGAGTCCTACCCGCTGGCCACGTCCACCATGGCAGCGACGGCTTTGGGCTACAAGGACCAAAGTGCGGCGTACACATTCGATCCGGAGCTGTCGAAGCGGCTTCTCGATGACGCCGGGTGGGAAGTCGGCTCCGACGGCATCCGCGTGAAAGACGGTAAGCAGCTGAGTGTTACCGCCAAGCTGGCGATGCCGCAGCCGCGCTCCCGCGAGGTCATCACCATGGTGCAGGAACAGCTCAGCGAGATCGGCGTGGAGGTGCGCCTGAACTCCGGCGACCAAGCCACCCAGGACGCAGACTCCAAGGACCCTAACAAGATTCAGCTGGACCACACCATGGTCGGCCGCGCGGACTATGACGTGATCAAGTCGCTTTATTCGGTCAACAACCGTGACTCCTTCATTAACCAGGACGAGGACGGCAATGTCTTGGACCAGCACCTCGAAGACCTGCTGAGCAAGGTCGTCTCCACCGCGGGTGATGAGCGCCGTGCGGCCGCCACGGCAGAAGTTCAGCATTATGTCACCGAGCAGGCATACGCATTGCCGCTGTTTGAAGAACCAGTGGTCTATGCGGTGCAGCCATATCTCAAGGGGTTTAACCCAGAGGCGATTGGCCGACCCAGTTTCTACGGCGCGTGGATTGACCACGAGGAGGCACAGTAA
- a CDS encoding ABC transporter permease, translated as MTNQTSSQEHVQSRLRSTTRRHKGSNPWTSPGSIVAIIVLVIAFAWALFPSLFTSADPYAGTDVALQAPNGEHWMGTDAVGRDVYSRIVYGAQQSLFGALIAVAVGLLLGTLLGLVAGTCGGWVDSVIMRIVDVLLSIPGILLSLSIIIILGFGSTNAAFAVGMTSVATFARLSRSQVMTVAKADFIEAAYGSGASGVQVLFKHILPNSLTPVIALATLQFGSAILQLAILGFLGYGAPPPIPEWGLIIADGRDFIATAWWVITFPGLAIIAVVMAANHLSHNIHTEA; from the coding sequence ATGACCAATCAAACGTCTTCACAAGAACACGTGCAATCCCGCCTGCGGTCCACAACCCGGCGCCATAAGGGCAGCAATCCGTGGACCTCTCCGGGCTCAATTGTTGCGATCATCGTGCTCGTTATCGCCTTTGCTTGGGCGCTGTTCCCGAGCCTGTTTACCAGCGCCGACCCTTATGCCGGCACGGACGTCGCACTGCAGGCGCCAAACGGCGAACACTGGATGGGCACCGATGCTGTGGGCCGCGACGTTTACAGCCGCATTGTCTACGGTGCCCAACAGTCCCTGTTCGGCGCACTGATCGCGGTCGCCGTTGGTCTCTTGCTCGGCACCTTGCTCGGCCTTGTGGCTGGCACCTGCGGCGGCTGGGTCGATTCCGTGATCATGCGCATCGTGGATGTCCTTTTATCCATCCCGGGTATCCTGCTGTCGCTTTCTATCATCATTATCTTGGGCTTCGGCTCCACCAACGCCGCGTTCGCTGTGGGTATGACCTCCGTGGCGACCTTCGCGAGACTGTCGCGCTCGCAGGTGATGACTGTGGCCAAGGCCGACTTCATTGAGGCCGCCTACGGCTCTGGTGCATCTGGTGTGCAGGTGCTGTTCAAGCACATCCTGCCCAACTCGCTGACTCCAGTCATCGCACTGGCCACCTTGCAGTTTGGTAGTGCGATACTGCAGCTGGCCATCCTCGGATTCTTGGGCTACGGTGCACCGCCTCCAATCCCAGAATGGGGCCTGATCATCGCCGACGGCCGCGACTTCATCGCCACTGCCTGGTGGGTGATTACCTTCCCGGGCCTAGCCATTATCGCCGTCGTGATGGCCGCCAACCACCTGTCCCACAACATCCACACGGAGGCTTAA
- the odhI gene encoding oxoglutarate dehydrogenase inhibitor Odhl has product MAENTGTPEPQVETTSVFRADLLKEMENSAASSTETSTAGADNLPDGQALLVVKRGPNAGARFLLDQPTTTAGRHPEADIFLDDVTVSRRHAEFRIDGEKFEVVDVGSLNGTYVNREPRNSQVLEVGDEIQIGKFRLVFIANKK; this is encoded by the coding sequence ATGGCCGAGAACACTGGCACTCCAGAGCCGCAGGTTGAAACCACTTCGGTTTTCCGCGCGGACCTGCTCAAAGAAATGGAGAACTCTGCTGCATCGAGCACTGAGACCTCCACCGCGGGCGCAGACAACCTGCCTGACGGCCAGGCCCTCCTCGTTGTTAAGCGTGGACCAAATGCGGGTGCACGTTTCTTGCTTGACCAGCCAACCACCACCGCTGGCCGCCACCCTGAGGCAGACATTTTCCTTGATGATGTCACCGTGTCTCGCCGTCACGCGGAGTTCCGCATCGATGGTGAGAAGTTCGAGGTAGTAGACGTGGGATCCCTCAACGGCACCTACGTAAACCGCGAGCCACGCAACTCCCAGGTCTTGGAAGTCGGCGATGAGATTCAGATCGGTAAATTCCGACTAGTCTTCATTGCTAATAAGAAGTAG
- a CDS encoding dipeptide ABC transporter ATP-binding protein codes for MSSALLKIDNLAVSYQTRRGDVAAVSGVSLEVHPGEITAIVGESGSGKSTSAMAAIGLLPRNASIDTGEVHFKGRDITNLSGGEWRQLRGQQIALIPQDPNNSLNPVKTIGASVEEAMVIHNYGSAAERKKRAIELLGTVGIDDPERRYAQYPHELSGGMKQRVLIAAALSLEPELIIADEPTSALDVTVQKVILDLLDRMREELGLGILFITHDLAVAGDRADRIVVMEKGQVREEGWAATVLTDPQDDYSKRLLADAPSLAAPTIRREGAAKGSGTREFATEPLVKVSGLTKTYGDFTAVNNVSFEVRPGSTHALVGESGSGKTTTGRMVSLFETPTSGSVTVGGVDILGAKASERKELRSNIQLVYQNPYSSLDPRMRIGDIIAEPYRNFTKVSKSKAQARAKQYLELVALDADMYSRRPRELSGGQRQRVAIARALIVEPELVILDEAVSALDVTVQAQIIRLLDKLQKDLSLTYIFISHDLAVVRQISDTVSVLRRGEQVEHGVTEDVFRHPQSDFTRDLIGAIPGQRYRAGDLNLGL; via the coding sequence ATGTCATCTGCACTATTGAAGATTGACAATCTGGCTGTGAGCTACCAGACCCGCAGGGGAGACGTGGCGGCAGTCTCCGGCGTGAGCCTGGAGGTCCACCCGGGTGAAATCACCGCGATTGTGGGCGAGTCCGGCTCCGGCAAGTCCACTTCTGCGATGGCAGCCATCGGTTTGCTGCCGCGCAACGCCAGCATTGATACCGGCGAGGTGCACTTTAAAGGCCGCGACATCACGAATTTGTCGGGTGGCGAATGGCGCCAGCTGCGCGGCCAGCAGATCGCGCTGATCCCGCAGGACCCGAACAACTCGCTCAACCCAGTCAAGACCATTGGTGCCTCCGTTGAGGAAGCCATGGTGATCCACAACTACGGCAGTGCCGCCGAGCGCAAGAAGCGCGCCATTGAACTGCTTGGCACGGTCGGAATCGATGACCCGGAGCGGCGCTATGCGCAGTACCCGCACGAGCTATCGGGCGGCATGAAGCAGCGTGTGCTCATTGCGGCGGCTTTGTCCCTGGAGCCCGAGCTCATCATCGCGGATGAACCAACTTCTGCGCTGGATGTTACGGTCCAAAAGGTCATCCTGGACCTATTGGACCGCATGCGCGAAGAGCTTGGCCTGGGCATACTGTTTATTACCCACGACTTGGCGGTGGCCGGCGACCGTGCCGACCGCATTGTGGTCATGGAAAAAGGCCAGGTGCGTGAGGAGGGCTGGGCAGCGACGGTGCTGACAGACCCGCAGGATGACTACTCCAAGCGCTTGCTTGCCGATGCCCCCTCACTCGCCGCCCCCACCATCCGCCGCGAGGGCGCTGCGAAAGGCTCCGGCACTAGAGAATTTGCCACCGAGCCATTGGTCAAGGTGTCAGGGCTGACAAAGACCTACGGCGACTTTACGGCCGTCAATAATGTCTCTTTCGAGGTCCGCCCCGGTTCCACCCACGCTTTGGTCGGTGAGTCCGGCTCCGGTAAAACCACAACCGGCCGCATGGTGTCACTGTTTGAGACCCCAACCTCCGGCAGCGTGACCGTAGGCGGTGTGGATATCCTGGGCGCCAAGGCATCCGAACGCAAGGAGCTGCGCAGCAACATCCAGCTGGTTTACCAAAACCCGTATTCCTCTTTGGACCCGCGCATGCGCATTGGCGACATCATTGCGGAGCCGTACCGGAACTTCACAAAGGTATCGAAAAGCAAGGCTCAAGCCCGCGCCAAGCAATACCTGGAACTGGTAGCTCTGGATGCCGATATGTACTCCCGGCGCCCCCGCGAACTGTCCGGCGGCCAGCGCCAGCGTGTGGCCATTGCTAGGGCACTGATTGTGGAGCCGGAGCTGGTCATCCTCGACGAAGCTGTCTCCGCACTGGATGTCACCGTGCAGGCACAAATCATCCGGCTGCTGGACAAGCTGCAGAAAGACCTGAGTCTGACCTACATCTTCATTTCCCACGACCTAGCCGTGGTGCGCCAGATTTCTGACACCGTAAGCGTGCTCCGCCGCGGTGAACAGGTAGAGCACGGCGTGACTGAAGACGTCTTCCGCCACCCACAATCCGATTTCACCCGCGACCTGATCGGTGCCATTCCTGGCCAGCGTTACCGCGCCGGCGACCTAAACTTGGGCCTGTAG
- a CDS encoding ABC transporter permease: MTTGVLARRIGQSVLVLFITFTVAFFLLSALPSDGVMARYGAPALGLSQAEIAGIREEMGIDKPILVQFITTLGGFLTGNFGTSVQTGTSVSTMVAENLPHTLALATTSVGLAIIIALIVAFLATVPGMGFIGNFFRSLPSLLVSLPGFWLAIILLQVFSFRFGWVGAINPGTLEGLILPTLTLVVPMAAPLIQVLIRSIDEVNQQSFVQVVRAKGASESWIFWRNVLRNAILPALTMVGLLFGELVGGAVVTETVFGRAGLGNMTVQAVSNRDTPVLLAVVVIAATAYIIINLIVDLLYPVLDVRLRRKAK; this comes from the coding sequence ATGACTACCGGAGTATTAGCTCGACGCATCGGGCAATCAGTCCTGGTGCTGTTTATCACGTTCACCGTGGCATTCTTCCTACTCTCCGCATTGCCTTCCGATGGCGTCATGGCCCGCTACGGTGCTCCCGCACTCGGGTTGTCACAGGCGGAGATCGCGGGAATTCGCGAAGAGATGGGCATCGACAAGCCAATCTTGGTGCAATTCATTACCACCCTGGGCGGCTTTCTCACCGGTAATTTTGGCACCTCCGTCCAAACCGGCACCTCGGTGTCGACGATGGTGGCTGAAAATCTGCCACACACCCTGGCGCTTGCGACCACCTCGGTGGGGCTGGCAATCATCATCGCGCTCATCGTTGCATTCCTAGCCACCGTGCCGGGAATGGGCTTCATCGGCAACTTCTTCCGCAGCCTGCCTTCGCTACTGGTATCTTTGCCAGGCTTTTGGCTAGCGATTATCTTGCTGCAGGTCTTCTCCTTCCGCTTCGGCTGGGTCGGCGCCATTAACCCCGGCACCCTGGAAGGGCTCATTCTGCCGACCCTGACGCTGGTGGTGCCCATGGCTGCGCCATTGATTCAGGTGCTGATTCGCTCCATCGACGAAGTCAACCAACAGTCCTTTGTTCAAGTGGTGCGCGCGAAGGGTGCATCGGAAAGCTGGATCTTTTGGCGCAATGTGCTGCGCAACGCCATCCTGCCGGCGTTGACCATGGTCGGCCTGCTGTTCGGCGAACTGGTTGGCGGCGCCGTGGTGACTGAAACCGTCTTTGGCCGCGCCGGCCTTGGCAACATGACTGTGCAGGCGGTGTCTAACCGCGACACCCCGGTGCTGCTGGCCGTCGTGGTCATCGCGGCCACCGCGTACATCATTATCAACCTCATCGTGGACCTGTTGTATCCGGTCCTGGACGTGCGTTTGCGTAGGAAGGCTAAGTAA
- a CDS encoding MerR family transcriptional regulator translates to MEQAAREATEQATQPYQESLFDVGPDEQVGYRVPIACQVAGITYRQLDYWARTGLVNPSIRTARGSGSQRLYSFKDVLVLKIVKRLLDTGISLQNIRLAVDSLRDLGVNDIAELTLVSDGTTVYECRSNDEVIDLLAGGQGVFGIAVPGIMKELSGTISSFPSERVDFDEGEATVVGIDELAQLRQRKTS, encoded by the coding sequence ATCGAACAGGCTGCACGAGAAGCAACCGAGCAGGCTACCCAGCCTTACCAAGAGTCCCTCTTCGACGTGGGGCCTGATGAGCAGGTCGGTTACCGCGTGCCAATCGCATGCCAGGTAGCAGGTATTACTTACCGTCAGCTGGACTACTGGGCACGCACTGGCCTGGTTAACCCATCCATCCGCACCGCGCGTGGTTCTGGTTCCCAGCGCCTGTACTCCTTCAAGGACGTCCTTGTTCTGAAGATTGTGAAGCGTCTTCTGGACACCGGCATCTCCCTGCAGAACATTCGTCTGGCCGTCGACTCCCTGCGCGACCTGGGTGTTAACGACATTGCGGAGCTGACCTTGGTTTCCGATGGCACCACGGTGTACGAGTGCCGCTCCAATGATGAAGTTATTGACCTTCTGGCCGGCGGCCAGGGTGTGTTCGGCATCGCAGTTCCAGGCATCATGAAGGAATTGTCGGGCACCATTTCTTCCTTCCCATCAGAGCGCGTTGACTTTGATGAGGGCGAGGCAACCGTCGTCGGTATTGATGAACTGGCGCAGCTGCGTCAGCGCAAGACTTCTTAA
- a CDS encoding FAD/NAD(P)-binding protein codes for MSSTPTRGNTQPATPSIAIVGAGPRGISIIERIAAYLRSAHSSQGLRIHLIDDAQHGAGRIWETTQTHTLCMNTLAGAVTLFTEPGATVGAPVLEGPIQYEWIKLLRGEREGIDKKKLELFDSFPTDPSIARDFAAEIAATVPESNPSRALYGAYLRWALEVAIAQLPAGTEVINHPARAVSITETRTFDVIELSTGDTVDAHATVLASGWVQPAPNAEEEIFANSGLTWVKPGNPLEQDLSVVPDKADVIVRGLGMGFFDVMALLTIDRGGKFVEDSTARAGLRYEPTGREPHLYVGSGRGYPYLPKSEYHSLPPKANLARLKAVIAEHHDAPEQSIDFTQTVWPAIVRDAYSEYYTTLARVRPASLEQPLEDILAAIDSTPVPSSNDASAMPAALTAVLEGSSTEPFVLNDWIAPLSKKGVGVAGFTTRELTTRIASRLDRDIREAVAARNSPLKAGLWAVSAARKPTSILGSNGRFIWETRTGAYKTFMTLGQMAGSGPPLFRTRQLLALVDAGLVTFVGDRTSVTIGTPEGSSKQEFIMTSGSRAVHSPVLIDAWMHQPDVRRPGDSLSQSITDRVTPFIDGGNATGSPATDAETRRTIHADGTVDARLHVAGIPTYSQWPDTTISPMPGTNPLMLQETDKVAKSLLATAGVEI; via the coding sequence ATGTCTTCCACCCCCACTCGCGGCAATACGCAACCAGCTACTCCTTCGATTGCCATTGTGGGTGCAGGACCACGCGGAATCTCCATCATTGAGCGCATCGCCGCCTACCTTCGTTCAGCACACTCTTCGCAAGGCCTGCGCATCCACCTCATCGATGACGCCCAGCACGGCGCCGGCCGCATCTGGGAAACCACGCAGACTCATACCCTGTGCATGAACACCCTCGCCGGCGCCGTCACGCTATTCACCGAGCCTGGCGCAACCGTTGGCGCACCCGTTCTCGAAGGACCCATCCAGTACGAGTGGATCAAGTTGTTGCGCGGGGAGCGCGAAGGCATCGACAAGAAGAAGCTTGAGCTTTTCGATTCCTTCCCGACCGACCCCTCCATCGCCCGCGACTTTGCCGCCGAGATTGCTGCGACCGTCCCCGAATCCAACCCTTCCCGTGCGTTGTACGGCGCCTACCTGCGCTGGGCTCTCGAGGTTGCCATCGCCCAGCTGCCCGCCGGCACCGAGGTAATAAACCACCCGGCCCGCGCGGTGAGCATCACCGAAACCCGCACCTTTGATGTCATTGAGCTCTCCACTGGCGACACGGTTGACGCCCACGCCACCGTCCTGGCCTCCGGCTGGGTTCAGCCTGCGCCGAACGCCGAAGAAGAAATCTTCGCCAACTCGGGCCTGACCTGGGTCAAACCCGGCAACCCGCTGGAACAAGACCTTTCCGTCGTGCCGGACAAAGCCGACGTCATCGTGCGCGGTCTCGGCATGGGCTTTTTCGACGTCATGGCGCTGCTCACCATCGACCGCGGCGGCAAATTTGTCGAAGACTCCACCGCGCGCGCCGGGCTGCGCTATGAGCCAACCGGCCGCGAGCCACACCTGTATGTAGGCTCTGGCCGCGGCTACCCCTATCTGCCTAAATCGGAGTATCATTCGCTCCCGCCGAAGGCTAACCTCGCGCGGCTGAAAGCCGTCATCGCCGAGCACCACGACGCGCCCGAACAGTCCATCGACTTCACACAAACGGTCTGGCCCGCCATCGTGCGCGACGCTTATTCCGAGTACTACACCACCCTGGCCCGGGTTCGCCCCGCGAGCTTGGAGCAGCCGCTGGAGGACATTCTCGCAGCCATCGATTCCACTCCCGTGCCGAGCAGCAACGATGCCAGTGCCATGCCGGCAGCACTCACGGCCGTGCTGGAAGGCTCCTCCACCGAGCCCTTCGTGCTCAATGACTGGATCGCGCCGCTATCAAAGAAGGGCGTCGGCGTGGCTGGCTTTACCACCCGCGAGCTCACCACGCGCATTGCCAGTCGCCTCGACCGAGACATCCGCGAGGCAGTCGCTGCCCGCAACTCGCCGCTCAAGGCTGGTCTGTGGGCGGTGTCGGCCGCGCGCAAGCCTACATCGATTCTCGGCTCCAACGGCCGCTTTATCTGGGAGACCCGCACCGGGGCTTATAAGACCTTCATGACTCTTGGGCAGATGGCCGGCTCCGGCCCACCACTGTTTCGCACCCGCCAGCTCCTGGCCCTGGTGGACGCTGGCCTGGTTACCTTCGTCGGGGATCGCACCTCAGTGACCATCGGCACGCCCGAGGGCAGCAGCAAGCAAGAGTTCATCATGACCTCCGGATCGCGGGCTGTGCATTCGCCCGTATTGATTGATGCCTGGATGCACCAGCCCGATGTTCGCCGCCCCGGCGACAGCCTCTCACAGTCCATCACCGATCGCGTCACGCCATTTATTGACGGCGGCAATGCAACCGGCTCGCCCGCAACCGACGCCGAGACTCGCCGCACCATTCACGCCGATGGCACCGTGGATGCCCGACTGCATGTGGCCGGCATCCCAACTTATTCGCAGTGGCCAGACACCACAATTTCGCCGATGCCGGGCACAAATCCCCTGATGTTGCAGGAAACCGACAAGGTTGCCAAGTCCTTGCTGGCAACCGCCGGCGTTGAAATTTAA
- the ftsR gene encoding transcriptional regulator FtsR, giving the protein MSIGVVLENLQQQFPDVTVSKIRFLESEKLITPSRTASGYRRFTEDDVERLRYILTQQRDNYTPLKVIREQLDAMDSGQVTAIVGAGQTSTLVSADKFRAPVVTRLTGEDVAEQAGSTEKSVMALVKVGLISPDSSGFFTADDVSVVSAAEALKAFGFDERRLKSLRNNARRQADLIAQVATPVATSKSDTARQQAEELSSQMAALVVSLHATLVKTDLRNEF; this is encoded by the coding sequence ATGTCCATTGGCGTGGTTTTGGAGAACCTGCAGCAGCAGTTTCCCGATGTCACTGTGTCCAAGATCCGCTTTTTGGAGTCCGAGAAGCTGATCACGCCTTCGCGTACTGCCTCTGGTTACCGTCGTTTCACCGAAGACGATGTGGAGCGTTTGCGCTACATTTTGACCCAGCAGCGTGACAACTACACGCCGCTAAAAGTCATCCGTGAGCAGCTAGACGCCATGGATTCCGGCCAGGTCACCGCGATTGTTGGTGCGGGCCAGACCTCCACGTTGGTCTCTGCAGACAAGTTCCGCGCACCAGTTGTTACCCGTTTGACGGGGGAGGACGTGGCAGAGCAGGCCGGCAGCACTGAGAAGTCTGTGATGGCTTTGGTCAAGGTTGGTCTGATTAGCCCAGATTCTTCCGGGTTCTTCACCGCTGATGATGTCTCTGTAGTCTCCGCGGCGGAAGCACTGAAGGCCTTTGGCTTTGATGAGCGTCGCCTGAAGTCCCTGCGCAATAATGCGCGCCGCCAGGCTGACCTGATTGCTCAGGTGGCAACACCAGTTGCAACCTCCAAGTCAGACACCGCGCGCCAGCAAGCAGAGGAGCTGTCTTCCCAGATGGCAGCATTGGTTGTCTCCTTGCACGCAACCTTGGTCAAGACTGACCTGCGCAACGAGTTCTAG
- a CDS encoding bifunctional nuclease family protein has translation MTMKSVELEFLGVHMMEPEDFLCALLAHPDSHKIVPVWMSLSDGARLSSRADGYNPSRPDTHDLLLELLEAQGGVTSIVVNNVHEGAFYVEVTTGAEKNLDARVSDALVLSMHFNVPLTIDEELLGKVGLYVTEDDLDQYFHIDYEATSFVPGESSRPDDEDSESTSASGDAQADADFSELMKSMGLSEDELRLDADVDDSADDEAADDGQTSIDDFLDAEDEDDSDGSENQR, from the coding sequence ATGACCATGAAATCGGTGGAGTTAGAATTCCTCGGCGTACACATGATGGAGCCGGAAGACTTCCTGTGTGCACTTCTGGCACACCCTGATTCGCACAAGATTGTGCCGGTATGGATGTCTCTTTCCGATGGTGCACGCTTAAGCTCCCGCGCAGACGGCTACAATCCTTCCCGCCCAGATACTCATGACTTGTTGCTTGAGTTGCTTGAGGCACAGGGCGGGGTCACAAGCATTGTTGTCAACAATGTCCATGAGGGCGCTTTCTATGTTGAGGTCACCACCGGCGCGGAGAAGAACCTGGATGCCCGCGTCTCGGATGCGCTGGTGCTGTCGATGCACTTCAATGTGCCGCTAACTATCGATGAAGAATTGCTGGGCAAGGTTGGTCTCTACGTGACCGAGGATGACCTGGACCAGTACTTCCACATTGATTATGAAGCGACCTCGTTTGTTCCTGGTGAAAGCTCGCGTCCTGATGATGAGGACTCCGAGTCCACTTCTGCCTCCGGCGACGCGCAGGCCGATGCAGACTTTAGCGAGCTGATGAAGTCCATGGGCTTGAGCGAGGACGAGCTGCGCCTTGATGCTGATGTGGACGATTCGGCTGACGACGAAGCAGCCGATGATGGGCAGACAAGCATTGATGATTTCCTGGATGCAGAGGACGAGGATGACTCCGACGGCAGTGAAAACCAGCGCTAA
- a CDS encoding alkylhydroperoxidase domain protein — MTDIINELSGIDADFIALRERRADAVANAQTSFEALLEPENPGDFSYAERYTVAAFVTGISQSGEAAKFYLDLLADESDDALVAAVREAIAAGTTAGPFHQGEFTIFAPESDLGARLAAALDFAHLLTFHPRDADTSAVGHLDAAGWSSDDIVSLAQLISFLAFQQRVVHGLRVLAGSSVSTVSTDKEPSNAAGSIVKTVTNTGWKPGQNTLTPEVVKPGKFVNHSLGWQPWVAPMEKADFTEAHLDSLIKPERIDMPYFRLLARDPAALRARTVTDLDIFYNTEGGLGRAERELAATVASRYNGCEYCASVHQARAKEEGGDADAIHRLLDEGIQADLGSAQWSAIRDAAVALTSTPFAFNDTHVAKLREVGLDDLSIIDVINSSSFFNWANRLMLTLGEPDVPKRFR, encoded by the coding sequence ATGACCGATATTATTAATGAACTTTCCGGAATCGACGCCGACTTCATCGCCTTGCGTGAGCGCCGCGCCGACGCCGTTGCCAATGCTCAGACCAGCTTCGAGGCCCTTTTAGAGCCAGAAAATCCTGGCGACTTCAGCTACGCGGAACGTTACACAGTGGCCGCTTTTGTCACGGGCATTTCCCAGTCGGGCGAGGCCGCAAAGTTCTACCTCGACCTTCTCGCCGATGAATCCGACGACGCCCTTGTCGCTGCCGTCCGCGAAGCCATCGCGGCTGGCACCACGGCCGGTCCTTTCCACCAGGGCGAGTTCACTATCTTTGCCCCTGAATCTGACTTGGGTGCACGTCTCGCCGCAGCGCTAGACTTCGCGCATCTGTTGACATTTCACCCAAGGGACGCCGATACTTCCGCGGTAGGCCACCTGGATGCGGCGGGCTGGTCCTCCGACGACATCGTCTCCCTGGCACAGTTGATCTCCTTCCTCGCATTTCAGCAGCGCGTGGTGCATGGACTTCGAGTTCTTGCCGGTTCCTCGGTGTCCACAGTCTCCACAGATAAGGAGCCTTCCAACGCGGCGGGCTCCATTGTCAAGACCGTTACAAATACTGGCTGGAAACCAGGGCAGAACACTCTGACGCCGGAGGTGGTCAAGCCAGGTAAGTTCGTCAACCATTCCCTCGGCTGGCAGCCTTGGGTGGCTCCCATGGAAAAGGCGGATTTCACCGAGGCTCACCTGGATTCGCTGATCAAGCCTGAGCGTATCGATATGCCTTACTTCCGCCTACTAGCCCGCGACCCAGCCGCGCTGAGGGCCCGTACGGTCACTGACCTTGACATCTTCTACAACACCGAGGGCGGTCTGGGCCGTGCCGAGCGCGAGCTGGCCGCAACGGTCGCCTCTCGCTACAACGGCTGCGAGTATTGCGCCTCCGTGCATCAGGCTCGTGCGAAGGAAGAAGGGGGCGATGCCGATGCCATCCACCGCCTGCTTGATGAAGGTATTCAGGCCGACCTCGGATCCGCGCAGTGGTCAGCTATCCGCGACGCCGCGGTTGCGTTAACCAGCACTCCCTTCGCCTTCAACGACACTCACGTGGCGAAATTGCGGGAGGTAGGCCTTGATGACCTCAGCATCATCGATGTCATCAATTCTTCGTCCTTCTTTAACTGGGCTAACCGGCTGATGCTCACCCTCGGCGAGCCGGACGTCCCGAAGCGCTTCCGCTAG